In one Paraburkholderia azotifigens genomic region, the following are encoded:
- a CDS encoding c-type cytochrome has product MSDHMSRAKRSGGHGGNLDATVFSSSRRVALKSRRRIWKMAAFAAVFSMFALYLAWLEAYDAEPHHNDESPLGEAVAQATAPAGGASGPGLDLVKRGEYLARAGDCIACHTSDKGRPFAGGLAIATPFGTIYTPNITPDPDTGIGRWTDADFLRAMHEGIRKGGERLYPAFPYVEYTKVTDQDVQAIRAYLNTVAPVHYTPPSNDLRFPFNQRWLMVFWNLFNFDEGRFVPDPKQSAEWNRGAYLVEGLAHCEECHTPRNFTQGLKTSERFSGAIQAGWHAYNITPHKTSGIGGWSEQDVVSYLSTGVAHGRANAAGPMADVVSDSTQYLNREDLRSIATYLRSIKPVDRGESRMRAAWGSPASDVDAIRGTRVSGVNGAQLFVANCATCHHWTGEGVGASSPGAYPSLIHNSAVGASDANNLAMVILRGVRRTTQDADVLMPGFERDLNDQQVAALANYVTGQFGNPRARISADEVGRLRVLP; this is encoded by the coding sequence ATGAGCGACCACATGTCTCGCGCGAAACGGTCGGGCGGTCACGGCGGCAATCTCGATGCGACGGTCTTCTCGTCGAGCCGTCGCGTGGCGCTCAAGAGCCGCCGGCGTATCTGGAAGATGGCGGCGTTCGCGGCGGTGTTCTCGATGTTCGCGCTGTATCTCGCATGGCTCGAAGCGTACGACGCCGAGCCGCATCACAACGACGAATCGCCGCTCGGCGAAGCCGTCGCGCAGGCTACGGCGCCCGCGGGCGGCGCGTCGGGACCGGGCCTCGATCTCGTCAAGCGCGGCGAGTATCTGGCGCGCGCGGGCGACTGCATCGCCTGCCACACGTCGGACAAGGGCCGTCCGTTCGCGGGCGGCCTCGCGATTGCCACGCCGTTCGGCACGATCTACACGCCCAACATCACGCCCGATCCCGACACGGGCATCGGCCGCTGGACGGACGCCGACTTTCTGCGCGCGATGCACGAAGGCATCCGCAAGGGAGGCGAGCGGCTCTATCCGGCGTTTCCGTATGTCGAGTACACGAAGGTCACCGATCAGGACGTGCAGGCGATCCGCGCGTATCTGAACACGGTGGCGCCCGTGCATTACACGCCGCCGTCGAACGACCTGCGTTTCCCGTTCAACCAGCGCTGGCTGATGGTCTTCTGGAACCTGTTCAACTTCGACGAAGGGCGCTTCGTGCCCGATCCGAAGCAGAGCGCCGAATGGAATCGCGGCGCGTATCTGGTCGAAGGTCTTGCGCATTGCGAGGAGTGCCATACGCCGCGCAACTTCACGCAGGGCCTGAAAACCAGCGAACGGTTTTCAGGTGCGATCCAGGCCGGCTGGCATGCGTACAACATCACGCCGCACAAGACGAGCGGCATCGGCGGCTGGTCGGAGCAGGATGTCGTCAGTTACCTGTCGACGGGCGTTGCGCATGGGCGCGCCAATGCGGCCGGACCGATGGCCGATGTCGTTTCCGATAGCACGCAGTATCTGAATCGGGAAGATCTGCGGTCGATCGCGACGTATTTGCGGTCGATCAAGCCTGTTGATCGTGGTGAGTCGCGGATGCGCGCTGCATGGGGTTCGCCTGCCAGCGATGTCGATGCGATCCGTGGCACGCGGGTTAGCGGCGTCAATGGTGCGCAGCTGTTTGTCGCTAATTGCGCGACGTGTCATCACTGGACCGGGGAAGGGGTCGGCGCCAGCTCGCCGGGTGCTTATCCTTCGCTCATTCATAACAGTGCTGTCGGCGCCAGCGACGCCAATAATCTCGCGATGGTGATATTGCGTGGTGTGCGGCGCACCACTCAGGATGCCGATGTTCTGATGCCTGGTTTTGAGCGGGATTTGAATGACCAACAGGTCGCTGCTCTTGCCAACTATGTGACTGGGCAGTTTGGGAATCCTCGTGCGCGGATTAGTGCCGACGAGGTTGGGCGGCTACGGGTGTTGCCGTAG
- a CDS encoding metallophosphoesterase, whose amino-acid sequence MDSTLVTVVEHHPFNHAGRDFVIGDLHGCLDALRFLLREIDFDPSRDRLFSVGDLVDRGSQSEEALALLDKPWFHAVLGNHEDTLCAVAEGKLKKQWWYGIGGLWSAHLPAEKLQAYAQRLRTLPLVRIVGSGSERFNVLHAEFLGTDADLDADDFSAESRQQLLWGRSLAMGTGDPMAQLGLSLTYCGHTPMREVQQIGAQVFIDTGAFGPGGKLTIVEAHTTNRWSVTVDVARSVGAAALALP is encoded by the coding sequence ATGGATTCCACACTTGTCACTGTCGTCGAACATCATCCCTTCAACCACGCAGGACGCGACTTCGTCATCGGCGATCTGCACGGTTGCCTCGACGCGCTGCGCTTCCTGTTGCGCGAGATCGACTTCGATCCGTCACGCGACCGGCTGTTCTCGGTCGGCGATCTGGTCGATCGCGGCTCGCAGTCGGAAGAAGCCCTCGCGTTGCTCGACAAGCCCTGGTTCCATGCCGTGCTCGGTAATCACGAGGACACGCTCTGCGCCGTCGCCGAAGGCAAGCTGAAGAAGCAATGGTGGTACGGCATCGGCGGATTGTGGAGCGCGCATCTGCCCGCCGAAAAACTGCAAGCCTATGCGCAGCGTCTGCGCACACTGCCGCTCGTGCGCATCGTCGGCTCGGGCAGCGAGCGCTTCAACGTGTTGCACGCCGAATTTCTCGGCACGGACGCCGACCTCGACGCCGATGATTTCTCCGCCGAAAGCCGCCAGCAATTGCTCTGGGGCCGCAGCCTCGCCATGGGTACGGGCGATCCGATGGCCCAGCTCGGACTGTCGCTGACCTACTGTGGGCACACGCCGATGCGCGAAGTGCAGCAGATCGGCGCGCAAGTGTTCATCGATACGGGCGCCTTCGGCCCCGGCGGCAAGCTGACCATCGTCGAGGCTCACACGACGAATCGCTGGTCGGTCACCGTCGACGTCGCGCGCTCGGTCGGCGCCGCCGCGCTCGCGCTGCCTTAG
- a CDS encoding RES family NAD+ phosphorylase — translation MTDPQWQDRWRACPLAWTPAYRVIPTRFPAVNLFDRVASSEDFEALYALEAMTNDRVRTEVGDLDLVPREERRFGPGYGPIMAALTHLNPQGSRFSDGTYGVFYCARSRETAIAETRYHSGLFLAATQEPPMRQQMRLYTVLAQGEVVDLRGAEPADSSVLSPNDYAPGQTLGRAVREAGAPGIMYPSVRDAAGECLAAFKTTLLRDCHHSAYLEYNWNGSAVDMVFELNQVG, via the coding sequence GTGACCGATCCACAATGGCAAGACCGCTGGCGTGCGTGCCCGCTCGCCTGGACGCCGGCGTATCGCGTGATTCCCACGCGCTTTCCCGCCGTCAACCTGTTCGACCGCGTCGCGTCGTCCGAAGACTTCGAGGCGCTGTATGCGCTCGAAGCAATGACCAATGACCGCGTGCGCACCGAAGTCGGCGATCTCGATCTCGTGCCGCGCGAAGAGCGGCGCTTCGGTCCCGGCTACGGGCCGATCATGGCCGCGCTCACACATCTGAATCCGCAGGGCAGCCGCTTCTCGGACGGCACGTATGGCGTGTTCTACTGTGCGCGCTCGCGCGAAACCGCTATCGCCGAAACGCGCTATCACTCCGGCCTGTTCCTCGCCGCCACGCAGGAGCCGCCGATGCGTCAGCAGATGCGTCTCTACACGGTGCTGGCGCAAGGCGAGGTGGTGGATCTGCGCGGCGCGGAGCCGGCCGACTCATCGGTGCTATCGCCGAACGACTATGCGCCCGGCCAGACGCTCGGCCGTGCGGTGCGCGAAGCGGGCGCACCGGGCATCATGTATCCGTCGGTGCGGGACGCGGCGGGCGAGTGCCTCGCCGCGTTCAAGACGACGCTGCTGCGCGACTGCCATCATTCGGCGTACCTGGAGTACAACTGGAACGGCAGTGCCGTCGATATGGTCTTCGAACTGAACCAGGTGGGATAA
- a CDS encoding MbcA/ParS/Xre antitoxin family protein has product MSSAAHYSSAERPLRRPPAEPSMADMSAAGLRAFFNIARDWELNTEEQIVLLGSPGRSTFFKWKQEPQAARLSRDTLERLSLLLGIYKALQILLPQPAAADAWVKRPNSAPPFGGRRALDRMLAGNISDLVAVRQYLDAMRGGWA; this is encoded by the coding sequence ATGTCTTCCGCCGCCCACTATTCGAGCGCTGAACGACCGCTGCGACGCCCTCCCGCCGAACCTTCGATGGCGGACATGTCCGCCGCCGGTCTGCGCGCATTCTTCAACATCGCGCGCGACTGGGAACTGAATACCGAAGAGCAGATCGTCCTGCTCGGCTCGCCCGGCCGCTCCACGTTTTTCAAGTGGAAGCAGGAGCCGCAAGCGGCGCGTCTCAGCCGCGACACGCTGGAGCGCCTGTCGCTGCTGCTCGGCATTTATAAGGCGCTGCAAATCCTGCTGCCGCAGCCCGCCGCCGCCGACGCATGGGTCAAGCGCCCCAACAGCGCGCCGCCGTTCGGCGGCCGCCGCGCGCTCGACCGCATGCTGGCGGGCAATATCAGCGACCTCGTAGCCGTGCGCCAGTATCTCGATGCAATGCGAGGCGGCTGGGCGTGA
- a CDS encoding LysR family transcriptional regulator, producing the protein MKVLDLDAVRAFVLVADLRSFTRAADALDTTQSAVSLKLKRLEAHVGKQLLERTPRVVRLSADGEAFLEGARDLLRAHDRALGALSADRRRFALGLSEHVAGADLAALLARMNAHDPGLVLELHMGLSATLLQQFDERRLDAVIVRYEPDDVPRDDGQLLFTEPLSWLATPEWQPRADEPLPLALLAAPCNVRSIALRTLDGAGIAWRETFVGGGVQAVGAAAAAGLAVSPLARRVAPRGLVDSGPRLGLPPLPESRVTLHSRVRDARSIESLRLVTNGLSAQ; encoded by the coding sequence ATGAAAGTACTCGATCTGGATGCTGTGCGCGCGTTCGTGCTGGTCGCCGATCTGCGCAGCTTCACCCGCGCCGCCGACGCGCTCGACACCACGCAATCCGCTGTCAGCCTCAAACTGAAGCGGCTGGAAGCGCATGTCGGCAAGCAGTTGCTGGAGCGCACGCCGCGCGTCGTGCGGCTGTCGGCGGATGGGGAAGCGTTTCTGGAAGGCGCACGCGATCTGCTCAGGGCACACGACCGGGCGCTCGGCGCGTTGTCGGCGGACAGGCGGCGGTTCGCGCTCGGCCTGAGCGAACATGTGGCGGGAGCCGATCTGGCGGCGCTGCTTGCGCGCATGAATGCACACGATCCGGGGCTCGTGCTGGAGCTGCACATGGGACTGTCGGCGACGCTGCTGCAACAGTTCGACGAACGGCGGCTCGACGCCGTGATCGTGCGCTACGAACCGGACGACGTGCCGCGCGACGACGGCCAGTTGCTCTTTACGGAGCCGCTATCGTGGCTCGCGACGCCCGAATGGCAGCCGCGCGCGGACGAGCCGCTGCCGCTCGCGCTGCTGGCCGCGCCCTGCAACGTGCGCTCGATTGCACTGCGCACGCTCGACGGCGCGGGCATCGCGTGGCGCGAGACATTCGTCGGCGGCGGCGTGCAGGCGGTAGGCGCAGCAGCGGCGGCCGGACTTGCCGTCTCGCCGCTCGCGAGGCGTGTCGCGCCGCGCGGACTCGTCGATTCAGGCCCGAGACTCGGGCTGCCGCCGTTGCCGGAATCGCGCGTGACACTGCATTCGCGAGTGCGCGATGCGCGCTCGATCGAGTCGTTGCGGCTCGTGACGAATGGCTTGAGCGCGCAGTGA
- a CDS encoding tautomerase family protein yields MPFTRIALRAGKPAAYRQALTQGIQRALIAEFNVPEDDIFMAITEHDESNFFYGRNFLDIQRSDDLVMIQLAVTNSRSEEQKKALYRRIVDNLAESPGVRREDVFINLVEVLKENWSFGNGIAQYAL; encoded by the coding sequence ATGCCTTTCACCCGCATCGCACTTCGCGCCGGCAAGCCGGCCGCTTATCGCCAGGCGCTCACGCAAGGCATCCAGCGCGCGCTGATCGCCGAGTTCAACGTGCCCGAGGACGACATCTTCATGGCCATCACCGAGCATGACGAGAGCAACTTCTTTTATGGGCGCAACTTTCTCGACATCCAGCGCAGCGACGATCTCGTGATGATCCAGCTCGCCGTGACCAACTCGCGCTCGGAGGAGCAGAAGAAGGCGCTTTACAGGCGCATCGTCGACAATCTCGCGGAATCTCCAGGCGTGCGGCGCGAAGACGTGTTCATCAACCTCGTCGAGGTGCTGAAGGAGAACTGGTCGTTCGGCAACGGGATTGCGCAGTACGCGCTGTGA
- a CDS encoding TOBE domain-containing protein codes for MTSDNNNPSHDPLQFGGSVWFRSGEQALGGAQRITLLAAIGETGSITAGAKAVGMSYKAAWDAVDAMNNLAGEALVVRSTGGKGGGGTTLTPRALALIETFRAVEREHRLFLERAGAAIAGFSDDWQLIGRIGMKTSARNQLYGKVGAIQRGTVNDEIALALPGGQSIVAIVTHESTETLGLEVGAEAVALVKASSVLLVADDGASERLSTRNRLRGTVSAVQRGAVNAEVSLTLEGGAVLTSVVTNESVAELGIAEGQTLVAAFKASSVILGVTA; via the coding sequence ATGACATCCGACAACAACAACCCATCTCACGATCCCTTGCAGTTCGGCGGCTCGGTCTGGTTCCGTTCCGGCGAGCAGGCGCTCGGCGGCGCGCAGCGCATCACGCTGCTGGCCGCGATCGGCGAGACGGGCTCGATCACGGCGGGCGCCAAAGCCGTCGGCATGAGCTACAAGGCCGCGTGGGATGCCGTCGACGCGATGAACAACCTCGCGGGCGAAGCGCTCGTCGTCCGTTCGACGGGCGGCAAGGGCGGCGGCGGCACGACGCTTACGCCGCGCGCGCTGGCGCTGATCGAGACGTTTCGCGCTGTCGAGCGCGAGCATCGGCTGTTTCTGGAGCGCGCGGGCGCGGCGATCGCCGGTTTCTCCGACGACTGGCAGCTGATCGGCCGCATCGGCATGAAAACGAGCGCGCGCAACCAGTTGTACGGCAAGGTCGGCGCGATCCAGCGCGGCACCGTCAACGATGAGATTGCGCTGGCATTGCCTGGCGGGCAGAGCATCGTCGCCATCGTCACGCACGAAAGCACGGAGACGCTGGGGCTCGAGGTCGGCGCCGAGGCAGTCGCGCTCGTGAAGGCGTCGTCGGTGCTGCTCGTCGCGGACGACGGCGCATCGGAGCGGCTCTCGACACGCAACCGGCTGCGCGGAACGGTGTCGGCCGTGCAGCGCGGCGCGGTGAATGCGGAGGTCTCGCTGACGCTCGAAGGCGGTGCCGTTCTGACGTCCGTCGTCACGAACGAAAGCGTCGCGGAACTGGGCATTGCCGAAGGGCAGACGCTCGTCGCCGCGTTCAAGGCATCGAGCGTGATTCTGGGCGTGACGGCCTGA
- a CDS encoding ATP-binding cassette domain-containing protein: MPLTVDIRKTLRTAEREFRLDVSFTANAQRMVLFGPSGAGKSLTLQAIAGLLRPDEGQIVLHGDALFDSARGVDQKPQARRLAYLFQDYALFPHLNVRQNIGFGMHTGWLNPRRHFSHPQIDYWLDALDLKSVAGHHPAQLSGGQKQRVALARALVAQPRLLLLDEPFSALDHALRARMRRELSDLQTRLDIPMLLITHDPDDVAAFGDQVVQVYDGSVRENVPFRGYPRTVS, encoded by the coding sequence ATGCCGCTCACCGTCGATATCCGCAAAACGCTGCGCACGGCCGAGCGGGAGTTCCGGCTCGATGTGTCGTTCACGGCGAACGCGCAGCGCATGGTGCTGTTCGGGCCGTCGGGCGCGGGCAAGAGTCTGACGCTGCAGGCGATCGCCGGGCTGCTGCGTCCCGACGAAGGCCAGATCGTGCTGCACGGCGACGCGCTGTTCGACAGCGCACGCGGCGTCGACCAGAAGCCGCAAGCGCGCAGACTCGCTTATCTGTTTCAGGACTACGCGCTGTTTCCCCACCTGAACGTGCGGCAGAACATCGGTTTCGGGATGCACACGGGCTGGCTGAATCCGCGGCGGCATTTTTCGCATCCGCAGATCGACTACTGGCTCGACGCGCTCGATCTGAAGAGCGTGGCCGGGCATCACCCGGCGCAGCTGTCGGGCGGACAGAAGCAGCGCGTGGCGCTGGCGCGCGCGCTGGTCGCGCAGCCGCGCCTGCTGCTGCTCGACGAGCCGTTTTCCGCGCTCGATCACGCGCTGCGCGCGCGCATGCGGCGCGAGCTATCGGACCTGCAGACGCGGCTCGATATTCCGATGCTGTTGATCACGCACGATCCCGACGATGTCGCCGCATTCGGCGATCAGGTCGTGCAGGTGTACGACGGCAGCGTGCGCGAGAACGTGCCGTTCAGAGGCTATCCGCGGACGGTTTCGTAA
- the modB gene encoding molybdate ABC transporter permease subunit produces MEQAWIPLMLSLKVAGWATALNIVFGVALGFGLARWRSGARDLIDSLLTLPLVMPPTVLGYYLLVLLGRRGVFGAWLDRFDIQLVFTWQGAVIASMVVAFPLVLKSARAAFESVDPQLERAARTLGVSEAAIFFRVTLPLASRGILAGALLAFARALGEFGATLMIAGNLPGRTQTLSVAVYAAVQAGDDSTANFLVLVTSVTCVVILVLAGLLVPQHSLMTSR; encoded by the coding sequence ATGGAACAGGCCTGGATTCCGCTGATGCTGTCGCTGAAAGTCGCGGGCTGGGCGACGGCGTTGAACATCGTGTTCGGCGTCGCGCTCGGCTTCGGTCTCGCGCGCTGGCGCTCGGGCGCGCGCGATCTGATCGACTCGCTGCTGACGCTGCCGCTCGTCATGCCGCCGACGGTGCTCGGCTACTACCTGCTCGTGCTGCTCGGCCGGCGCGGCGTGTTCGGCGCGTGGCTCGACCGCTTCGATATCCAGCTGGTGTTCACGTGGCAAGGCGCCGTCATCGCGTCGATGGTGGTCGCGTTTCCGCTCGTGCTGAAGTCGGCGCGGGCCGCTTTCGAATCCGTCGATCCGCAGCTGGAACGCGCCGCGCGCACGCTCGGCGTGAGCGAAGCGGCGATTTTCTTTCGCGTGACGCTGCCGCTCGCGTCGCGCGGTATTCTGGCGGGCGCGCTGCTTGCGTTCGCTCGCGCGCTCGGCGAATTCGGCGCGACGCTGATGATCGCCGGCAATCTGCCCGGCCGCACGCAGACGCTTTCGGTGGCCGTGTACGCCGCCGTGCAGGCAGGCGACGACAGCACGGCCAATTTCCTCGTGCTCGTGACCTCGGTCACCTGCGTCGTCATTCTGGTGCTTGCGGGCCTGCTCGTGCCGCAACACTCGCTGATGACGTCCCGCTGA
- the modA gene encoding molybdate ABC transporter substrate-binding protein, which translates to MSFPSMTRFLKPALLVASSISFAFGSQAHADELVVSAAASLTNAFKAVGDAYEKEHPGTKLLFNFGASDVLMQQIVKGAPADVFASADQKAMDKAAVQKVIVPSTRKDFAANSLVLIVPTDSKLAPSDLNELTSASVKRIAYGDPASVPVGRYTEGALKAAGAWDAVSAKGVLASNVRQSLDYVSRGEVDAGFVFGTDAAVMPDKVKVALTVPTTTPISYPIAQVEGSKHAADAQSFITFVLSPPGQAVLARYGFRPAH; encoded by the coding sequence ATGTCCTTCCCGTCGATGACCCGCTTTCTGAAACCTGCCCTGCTCGTCGCGAGCTCGATTTCGTTTGCTTTCGGCTCACAGGCACACGCCGACGAACTCGTCGTGTCTGCGGCCGCCAGCCTGACCAACGCGTTCAAGGCAGTCGGCGACGCCTATGAGAAGGAGCATCCGGGCACGAAGCTGCTATTCAACTTCGGCGCCTCCGACGTGCTGATGCAGCAAATTGTGAAGGGGGCGCCCGCCGACGTCTTCGCATCCGCCGACCAGAAAGCGATGGACAAGGCCGCCGTGCAAAAAGTGATCGTGCCCTCGACGCGCAAGGACTTCGCCGCGAACTCGCTCGTGCTGATCGTGCCGACGGACAGCAAGCTCGCGCCGTCGGATCTGAACGAGCTGACCTCGGCGAGCGTCAAGCGGATTGCGTACGGCGATCCGGCCTCGGTGCCTGTCGGGCGTTACACGGAAGGCGCGCTGAAGGCAGCCGGCGCGTGGGATGCCGTGAGCGCGAAGGGCGTGCTCGCATCGAACGTGCGCCAGAGCCTCGATTACGTATCGCGCGGCGAAGTCGACGCGGGCTTCGTATTCGGCACCGACGCCGCCGTGATGCCCGACAAGGTCAAAGTCGCGCTGACCGTGCCGACGACGACGCCGATCAGCTATCCGATCGCGCAGGTCGAAGGCAGCAAGCACGCTGCCGACGCGCAATCGTTCATCACGTTCGTGCTGTCGCCGCCAGGCCAGGCTGTGCTGGCCAGGTACGGCTTCAGGCCGGCGCACTGA
- a CDS encoding phosphatase PAP2 family protein, with amino-acid sequence MSHLPSHLWYLITNFGGAGLTLPLAFAIALWLAVGYSWRLAAAWLFLLGVAVALVTATKIAFLGWGIGVRVWDFTGLSGHAMFATAVFPVAAFLVLLSAPPAMRIAGVTLALLGGATVGLSRVIIEAHSPSEAITGCIVGALTALVFVRIAWNATPPGRLPVAPVVVSLMVIMLGLHKLHLPTQRWVTHIALKVSGHDRPFIRAKWKTLRDTDIPASPVAPVVPLQKTRNVAMPLPDSDA; translated from the coding sequence ATGTCTCATTTGCCATCTCACCTCTGGTATCTGATTACGAACTTTGGCGGCGCCGGACTGACGCTGCCGCTCGCCTTCGCTATCGCGCTGTGGCTGGCCGTCGGCTATTCGTGGCGGCTTGCGGCGGCCTGGCTGTTCCTGCTAGGCGTGGCTGTCGCGCTCGTCACAGCGACGAAGATCGCGTTTCTCGGCTGGGGCATCGGTGTGCGCGTCTGGGATTTCACGGGCTTAAGCGGACACGCGATGTTCGCCACCGCGGTTTTTCCCGTGGCCGCCTTTCTCGTGCTGCTGTCCGCGCCGCCTGCCATGCGCATCGCGGGCGTGACGCTCGCACTGCTGGGCGGCGCGACCGTCGGCCTGTCGCGCGTCATTATCGAGGCCCACTCGCCTTCGGAAGCGATCACGGGCTGCATCGTCGGTGCGCTGACGGCGCTCGTGTTCGTGCGCATCGCGTGGAACGCGACGCCGCCGGGACGCCTGCCTGTCGCGCCCGTCGTGGTGAGCCTGATGGTCATCATGCTCGGCCTGCACAAGCTGCATCTGCCGACCCAGCGCTGGGTCACGCATATCGCGCTGAAGGTTTCCGGCCACGACCGGCCATTCATCCGCGCCAAGTGGAAAACGCTGCGCGACACGGACATCCCGGCCTCCCCCGTTGCACCCGTCGTGCCGTTGCAGAAAACGCGCAACGTCGCGATGCCGTTACCCGATTCCGACGCATAG
- a CDS encoding PHB depolymerase family esterase: MPKSLTKIWLGGLKRLFAIQSEHVQATLKRKPKRSSARNATRPASTVAKPSAKVRQSVTRDVPQRGARESRVRPRAAAWASGSWTRSFHSAPAAPGSLVNHLQYGLYLPAGKPVRHAPLIVMLHGCTQSIDEFAEGTRMNLLADRYGFAVVYPEQSKHAHAHRCWHWYDDTDRAGRAEARAVVSLVDALVATYGFDRERVYLAGISAGAGLSSLLALHFPEHFAAVALHSGPAFGEAHSGITAMDVMRRGTRRDPVALVDAVADVISYPGMPAIILQGDADHVVAPVNAEQLTAQFLRLNGIVDAQGVRKVGDVKEDRKATVTTRDYTRGGRRVVRLCRVAGLGHAWSGGDDAVPFHSSKGPDASSLLWDFFRHQRRTESARPATRASESARQRAS; encoded by the coding sequence ATGCCAAAAAGCTTGACGAAAATCTGGCTAGGCGGCCTGAAACGCCTGTTTGCGATTCAAAGTGAGCACGTCCAGGCGACGCTGAAGCGTAAGCCCAAGCGTTCGTCGGCCCGCAACGCGACGCGCCCCGCATCGACGGTCGCGAAGCCGTCGGCGAAGGTTCGACAGAGCGTCACCCGTGACGTGCCGCAACGCGGCGCGCGCGAGTCGCGCGTGCGTCCGCGCGCTGCCGCCTGGGCGAGCGGTTCGTGGACTCGCTCGTTTCATTCCGCGCCCGCTGCGCCGGGCAGCCTCGTCAATCATTTGCAGTACGGGCTGTATCTGCCCGCCGGCAAACCTGTCAGGCACGCGCCGCTGATCGTGATGCTGCACGGCTGCACGCAGTCCATCGACGAATTCGCCGAAGGCACGCGCATGAACCTGCTCGCTGACCGCTATGGCTTCGCCGTTGTGTATCCCGAGCAGTCGAAACACGCGCACGCACACCGCTGCTGGCATTGGTACGACGATACGGACCGCGCGGGCCGTGCGGAAGCGCGCGCCGTCGTGTCGCTCGTCGATGCGCTCGTCGCAACCTACGGTTTCGATCGCGAGCGCGTCTATCTGGCGGGAATTTCGGCGGGCGCGGGTCTGAGTTCGTTGCTGGCGCTTCACTTTCCGGAACATTTCGCCGCGGTCGCGCTGCATTCGGGGCCGGCGTTCGGCGAAGCGCACTCGGGCATCACCGCGATGGACGTGATGCGGCGCGGGACGCGGCGGGATCCCGTCGCGCTGGTCGATGCCGTCGCAGACGTCATCTCCTATCCCGGCATGCCCGCGATCATTCTGCAAGGCGACGCGGATCACGTGGTTGCGCCTGTCAACGCCGAGCAACTGACCGCGCAGTTCCTGCGGCTCAACGGGATCGTCGATGCGCAAGGCGTGCGCAAGGTCGGCGACGTCAAGGAAGACCGCAAGGCGACCGTCACGACGCGCGACTACACGCGCGGCGGACGGCGCGTCGTGCGCCTTTGCCGCGTGGCGGGCCTCGGCCACGCGTGGAGCGGCGGCGACGATGCCGTGCCGTTCCATTCGTCGAAGGGACCGGATGCGTCGAGTTTGTTGTGGGATTTTTTCCGGCACCAGCGCCGGACCGAGTCGGCGCGGCCTGCAACTCGCGCGTCAGAAAGCGCCCGCCAGCGCGCCAGTTGA
- a CDS encoding DUF3563 family protein, which yields MYLISRLFLFLTKSYDQRAKEHNDAYLAEATDLYDLEFRMRKIDREGQMRQPSWMSQH from the coding sequence ATGTATCTGATCAGCCGCCTTTTCCTGTTCCTGACGAAGTCCTACGACCAGCGCGCCAAGGAGCACAACGACGCCTATCTGGCCGAAGCCACCGATCTGTACGACCTCGAGTTCCGCATGCGCAAGATCGACCGCGAAGGGCAAATGCGCCAGCCGTCCTGGATGAGCCAGCACTAA